Genomic window (Candidatus Melainabacteria bacterium RIFOXYA2_FULL_32_9):
GTTAAAAATTTAGTAAATATTGGTTTTAATAAAAAAAATATATATGTATCAACGGACATTAAAGTAATAAATAAGTATTTACAGGATAGAATTCCTGATTATTTGTTTGTTAGTTATAAACCGGGTATTGAGGCTTATATTAAAGCTATTAGAGAAGTCGAAGTTCTTAAAGATATTCATATTTTCTTAACAGCTTCTATAGATGAAAGTGAGTTAGGAATTAGAGAACTAGAAAATAAAGCAGATTCTCTTAGTACAAAATTTATTTTAAAGCCTGTTATAGCTGGATATTTAAAAAAGTTAGTAAGCCAGACCATCGATCAAGATTTTTGTAAATTATTAAAAAATGAAGATAACACTAATTCTTATAAATATAGTGTAAGAATATAATATATCCTGATTAAATTAGCATTTTAGAATTGTTTTTATACTCGTTTGCTTGTTGAATTAGTTTAGCAGCAAAGTTAAGAGAATCCTGATCCTGTGAACCGCTTGCAAGCTTTGAGATGGCAATAATTCTTTGCTTTTCATCTAAGCTGTTAACAGCAATTTTGGTTGTATTTTCATTCTGGATTTTTTCTATATAAAAATATTTATCAGCCATGGCAGCAATTATTGGTTGATGAGTTATACATAATATTTGGTGGCTTTTTGCTAAATCTGCAAGTTCTTCTGCAACAGCTTGAGAAGTTTTACCACTTATTCCGCTATCAATTTCATCAAATATAACTGTATTAACCCGGTCTGCTTTTGCAAAAATTGTTTTAATAGCAAGCATTACCCTTGAAATTTCTCCGCCGCTGGCAATTTTAGCAAGAGGTTTTAAAGGTTCTCCGGGGTTTGGTGAGATCAAAAACTCTACATTATCGATGCCAGTAATTGAAATTTCTTCTTTTGTTTCAACTTTTATGTGGAATTGAACTTTTGGCATTTCAAGCTTTACCAATTCTTTCTGAATTAAATCAGATAATAATTTAGCCAGGTTTTTTCTTGAAATAGATAATTCTTGAGAGATTTTATCTAATTTTTTTTCAAGAATAGCTAAGTTTTTAGATAATTCTTCAGCTTTTTCACTTTTAATTTCTATTTCGTTTAATTCTTGTTCAAATTTTTCGAGATTATCTAATATATTGGCTAAGTCAGGACCGTATTTTCTTTTTAATTTATCTAACAGGTCGATTCTCTCTTCAATCATTGTTAATTGTTCAGGATTGGTTTCAAGATTGTCTGAGTAATTTCTAAGCTGATCTGCTGAGTCTTTTAGGTTGATCGAACTTGAAGATAGTGTCTCAATAATCCGAGATAAATTCTTATCAAATTCAGAGGCCTTAATGAGCTTATTCTCAATCTGATTTAATATATCTATAATACTGTTATCTTGACCGTATAAAGATGTATAACTCGAATAAGAAAGATTTTTTAGCTCGTCAGCATTTATTAAAACAGATCTTTCCTGAAGAAGATTATCATACTCATTGGTATCCTCAATTTTTGCTGATGAGATTTCATCAATCTGGAATTTTAAGAAGTCTATTCTTTGCTCTTTTGATTGAATTTGAGATTTAGCAAGGGCAAGTTCTTTTTGAGTTTGCTTATATTCTGAATAAATTTTTCTAAATTCTTCAAATAATTCCTGATGTTTTTTGTCTCCATAACTGTCAAGGAGAGTTATATGGGTTTTAAGTTGAATATAATTATAAGTTTCATGCTGGCTATGAATATCAATTAGATATTCTCGTAAGCTTTGTATGTAATTTTGAGTTACCAGAACACCGTTAATTCTAGACCTGGTCCCTGTATTAGATATTTCTCTAGAAATAATTAAGATATTACTTTCTTCTAATTCAATTCCGTTTTCTTTAAGCAGGTTTTTGGGGAAGTTATCAGATAATTCTACATTTAACTCAATTAAAGCCTTATTCGTTCCTGTTTTAATCTGTTCTTTTGATGATCTTGCGCCAAATACAAGATCAATTGCATCTATTAATATACTTTTTCCGGCACCTGTTTCTCCGGTTAAGATATTTAAGCCTTTACCGAAGTTGACTTCCAGTTCATCAATTAAAGCAAAGTTATTTATAAACAGGCTTTTTATCATTTCTTATCCTTGATGCTTTGAGTGTTTTGATAGTTTGGTGCTGGTGGGTAAGTAGTTATATTAGCGCATATAATCTATGATTATTGCAGATACCCACCCTACGAGATCACTTTTTAGAACGCAAATTAACTGCCCGGGGCGACTCCCCAGTGTAATTTTTCTCTTAAAACTCTGTAAAAACCATTATTTTCTTTTTCTAATAAGATTAATTTAGCTTTATACTCAGTTTGTTTAACATAAATATTATCACTACTTCTTAATTTAACACTTTCTTGACCATCCGCAGTAAGATAAACTATGTCAGAATCAGACTTAACGCTTACCATTATTTCTTCATTAGCCGGAATAACTATTGGTCTAGAAGTTAAAGCATGAGGACATATTGGAACTATAACAATTGCCTCTAGTTCTGGAACAACAACAGGGCCACCGGCTGATAGAGTATAAGCTGTTGATCCTGTTGGTGTTGATATAATTAATCCATCTGCAACATAATCGCAAACGTGTTTACCGTTTATATAGAGAAACAATTGTGCTGTTCTTGAAATTGATCCACCTTTAATGACGACATCGTTTAGAGCTGTATAAGAG
Coding sequences:
- a CDS encoding DNA repair protein RecN, whose product is MIKSLFINNFALIDELEVNFGKGLNILTGETGAGKSILIDAIDLVFGARSSKEQIKTGTNKALIELNVELSDNFPKNLLKENGIELEESNILIISREISNTGTRSRINGVLVTQNYIQSLREYLIDIHSQHETYNYIQLKTHITLLDSYGDKKHQELFEEFRKIYSEYKQTQKELALAKSQIQSKEQRIDFLKFQIDEISSAKIEDTNEYDNLLQERSVLINADELKNLSYSSYTSLYGQDNSIIDILNQIENKLIKASEFDKNLSRIIETLSSSSINLKDSADQLRNYSDNLETNPEQLTMIEERIDLLDKLKRKYGPDLANILDNLEKFEQELNEIEIKSEKAEELSKNLAILEKKLDKISQELSISRKNLAKLLSDLIQKELVKLEMPKVQFHIKVETKEEISITGIDNVEFLISPNPGEPLKPLAKIASGGEISRVMLAIKTIFAKADRVNTVIFDEIDSGISGKTSQAVAEELADLAKSHQILCITHQPIIAAMADKYFYIEKIQNENTTKIAVNSLDEKQRIIAISKLASGSQDQDSLNFAAKLIQQANEYKNNSKMLI